AACGCTGCTGGATCGCGGTCTGTGAGCGCAACGCGATCGAGTTCGACTATCAGCGGCCCGACTCCGAGGCGCCCATGCGACGCCGGGTCCAGCCGTGGGGCGTGGTCCGGTATTCCGGACGCTGGTATCTCGTCGGCCACGATGCCGACCGGCAGGCCGAGCGGGTCTTCCGGCTGTCTCGGGTCCACGGCGAGGTCAGGCTCGTCGGGCCGCCGGGGGCCTACGACGTGCCCGCCGAGACCGACGTGCGCGAGATCGCCCGGCGGATGGCGCCGCCGATGCCGAACACCACCGCGGTCCTGCTCGTCCGCGACGGCGCCGGCCACGGCCTGCGGCGGGCCGCCGAGCAGATCGAGGTCGGCGTACCCGGTCCCGATGACCGTACCGGCTGGGACCGGGTCGTCCTGGTCCGTCCGACCCAGGGGCTGGCCGACGAGGTGCTCTCGCACGGGCCCGACGTGGTGATCGTCGAGCCCGTCGACGTCCGGGAGCAGGTCGTCGCGCGGCTGGCGCAGGCCGTCCCGTGACCGGTGTGAACGCTGCGGTTTGGTCCCAAACCGCAGCGACACGCCGCGACAGACTGCAGTTTGTGCCCAATCGAGAGGCGGAAGGAGCGATCTCGTGAGCCGTACGCCGGCCCCCGGGGCCCGCGACCAGGTTGCCCGCCTGCTGACCCTGGTGCCGTTCCTGCACCACCGCGACGGCGTCCGGCTGGAGGAGGCCGCCGCGCTCCTGGGTACGACGCCCCAGCAGGTCGTCCAGGACCTGAAGGTGCTCTTCATGTGTGGTCTGCCCGGCGGGCTTCCCGACGACCTGATCGACGTCGACCTCGATGCCATCGTCACCGAGGCGGGCAGTCCGGTGACCGAGGGCGTGATCCGGATCGAGAATGCCGACTATCTCGCCCGTCCGCTGAGGCTGAGCGCGACGGAGGCGTCGGCGATGATCGTGGCGCTGCGAATGCTGCGCGACACGGGCTCGGCGGGCGCAGCGCCGGAGCTGGTCGACCGGG
This region of Nocardioides sp. L-11A genomic DNA includes:
- a CDS encoding WYL domain-containing protein, producing MPAPKSERLLNLLIMLLVQRRPIAKERIRELLYPDSRVDAFEKMFERDKDELRSLGVPVEVATIDPFFEDEVGYRIPPEAFALPDVELTPEEAAVVGIASRVWQHATMAQATTDAVRKLTASGIDVDLDALEIARPLLTAEEPAFERCWIAVCERNAIEFDYQRPDSEAPMRRRVQPWGVVRYSGRWYLVGHDADRQAERVFRLSRVHGEVRLVGPPGAYDVPAETDVREIARRMAPPMPNTTAVLLVRDGAGHGLRRAAEQIEVGVPGPDDRTGWDRVVLVRPTQGLADEVLSHGPDVVIVEPVDVREQVVARLAQAVP